The Festucalex cinctus isolate MCC-2025b chromosome 10, RoL_Fcin_1.0, whole genome shotgun sequence region TGTCCAAATTCTTTGCAatctcattaactcattaaaAAATCTACCTCTACAATATATATTTCAATGACTATTACACTTTGAAgtacaacaaatgaaaaaaaaaaaaaaaacaatttcctgtctgttttcttcttcctgtctCTCGTTTGGCAGTTGGCAAACCAATGTTTGGTGCATTAATTTAATGCCACCTATCGGACTGGAATCAGAATCTTTTCTTCCGAAAGCTCACCTGATGTGAATGAATCATAACCATGTGACCGATTGACAGCACGCCCACACTAATTAGAGAAAGGTGTGAAGCCTTCATCCtccactgtgattggttgtcaggGCTCCTCAACCTGGTTAAAGTGTGAGTGCATCTGTTGTTCAGGTCATCATCTCTGCTACTTTCCAGTCCTTCTTTGCCGTAATGGGGGCTCACTTATTTGTGCTTTTCGTCTGGTGCGCTGGAACTCTTCCTGGTCTCCTTGCAGATTCGTCTTTGCCGGCGGTCAACTGTAGCAAAGAAAGTGCAGTGGAGGCGGCGAGGTTTGGTGTTCAACGCATCAATGGAAAACACAAGCATGGCTTCAGGTTCAAGCTGCAGGAGGTCCAGAGCAGCAAATATTTTCAGGTTAGCATTTAACataagcatttatttttttgacatgttTTGGGTAATGCAACTCCTGCATCCATGCCGTCTGTCCTTCTTCCAGCTATCAGGAGGTTGCCACATTGATGTTAATGTGAAGCTGGTGCAGACCAAATGTCACTTCACCAACCCCAAACCTGAGGACCAATGTGAGCTTTGGCGACGCAATGAACGGGTAAATCTTCATTTTGCTCTGTAACATTACAGCTGCTGATGTAGGTGATGATAAATGTCGTGTGTTTAGGGCGCATTGGCCACCTGCAGCATCGAGTTTTGGGTCATGTGGGGTGTGGCCAAAGTTACCAGATATGAATGCACGACCAGACCAGGTTACAACacaactttttgtttgtttttttaacatgctgCTGGAATTGATCAATTCATTATTTGCCGAAATTCCTGAAAACTGTCTCCACATTAAAACTTGACTCATGTAAACTAGCTTCAAATAAAACTAAAGCCTTTTCCTGCAAACTGAACTTGCTTGTGTTCATGCTAACATGCCACCTTTTGTGTACAGAGCTGACCAACGCCGAGCTGATGACAATTTGTCCCGACTGCCCCTTGTCATTGCCTCTTGATGACCCAACCGCCGTGAAGGCGGTAAAGGATGCTGTGGTCAGGTTCAACAGGGATGACAAACGTCTGAATTACTTCACCTTAATGGAAATTGCTCATGCCACTGTGGAGGTGATTGTTTTCCAGTTTACCTTTCTACTTCTTGCATCACATACCAGATTTCCTACAACTTTGCCTGTCTTTACAGTACGCAACGATTGGTGAAATTACTCATCTCCAGTTCGCCCTGGTGGAGACTCAGTGTCCAAGACTAACTAAGAAGACTTTTGCCTGCACACCTCGCTGTTCCGACAGAGCTGTGAGTTGGCTTTTATGCTAATTGATGGTTAAAACTGCAGTGCTCATCAATGTGTGCTATTTGGTTTGAAATTGATCAACATAACTTTTTGTCCCCTAAAGACTCACGCCTTTTGCCAAACCACCTACTACAACTTGCACAGACAACTGGGAGAACTTAATTGTGACTTATATCCACCAAAAGTAAGTCTATAACATCTATTTGTATACACGGAGCACTTCATTGTTTCTCTTCTCCACAGAATCTGGCCCCCCACCCGACTGGTGTGCCAGAGCCTGTTTGCAAGCCCTTGTTCCACCAAAGTCCAGAAGCTTGCGTTTGCAAGGACCAACTGAGGAAACCTGAGCCGTCAATTCACCACATTTGTCCCTTCCCACTTCAGTGATGTCAACTTGAATGCTTTAAATTTAATAAAGTACTTTGTGGCCTCATCCAGGAACTTGTGTTGAGTTGGTTTTGGTCTGGTCATATTCTGTTGCATAATGATTGTGTGGCCAGGCATTTAGCTGGATTTGCCAAATATTACAGTAAGTGGAAGTTTGAAAACCAGTTTTGATTGACTTAATCACTGCTGTGGATTTCAACATAAGGTTCCCAGCTTAAGTTTCTGTCTGATCATCAGTGATTTGGTGGTAAGGGCCCCCAAACTTTTAGTGTTTTGGCTGACCCAAAATCATTTGTGTAAATATGGACTGCACTTCTATCATTCacaacttaattaaaaaaaaaaaaaaaaaaaacttgcactgTTCACTTGACATCACACAAACTGGAAGAATGAGATGCCTACTTCTGATGTGTTCCAATAAGGGCTGGTGGACGTTCCCACTGGGTGGCATCTTAAAGCTTGTGACTCTTCCTACATGGTAAAGCAGAACGGCTGATCATGACAATACAGAAGTTACATTAACTTTTAATTataaatatccccccccccccccccaaaaaaaaaggtttgggaGCCCCCATCACCAAATTACTGATTGATATTGATCAACATTTGTCTCTTTATAAAGTATGTTCAACAAATTACACCAGAAAATCTTAAATTGTACACTTATGAATggaaagttttatttta contains the following coding sequences:
- the LOC144027319 gene encoding alpha-2-HS-glycoprotein-like, giving the protein MGAHLFVLFVWCAGTLPGLLADSSLPAVNCSKESAVEAARFGVQRINGKHKHGFRFKLQEVQSSKYFQLSGGCHIDVNVKLVQTKCHFTNPKPEDQCELWRRNERGALATCSIEFWVMWGVAKVTRYECTTRPELTNAELMTICPDCPLSLPLDDPTAVKAVKDAVVRFNRDDKRLNYFTLMEIAHATVEYATIGEITHLQFALVETQCPRLTKKTFACTPRCSDRATHAFCQTTYYNLHRQLGELNCDLYPPKNLAPHPTGVPEPVCKPLFHQSPEACVCKDQLRKPEPSIHHICPFPLQ